In Juglans microcarpa x Juglans regia isolate MS1-56 chromosome 1S, Jm3101_v1.0, whole genome shotgun sequence, the genomic stretch GATGAAGGTGGTGCTCGGCTATTGAAACAGTTTCATCATGCCTGTTTGGATAAGTAAATTTTGTGTGGCATTTGTGGCCTCGGCTCATGAggcaaaaagatttttttttgttaccgGGATTGAGATTTTCAGTAAGTTAACCGTGGCCCAAAAACCCTGTTGGTTGGCGGTTCGAGTTTGGCGCAATATAAGTAGTGGATCGTGCATGAATCTGGGCTTTTGATTCTACaagctggtttttttttttttagcttacTAGCCCAAGTTCTTCTATACTATAATTCATTTACCCCCGCGTATTTTGGCTGCTTATTTCAAAATCATAACAAACTCTAAAAACagacaactctctctctctctctctctctctctctctctctccccatctGCTGAAGGAGAAACGCAGAGCCGAGGGGCGCCATGAAACTCGCTACGCCCATTATATATACAACCACCTTCCAACTTATTTCCACTTTCACGCCTCTAAAACCCCAAAACCAAGACATTTCGATCAAACGCTCCGCCCATCTTCTATACATTTTCCCTCCCCTTCCCGCACTTCCTGTCCTCCCAAACAAAACCCAGAACCTGGCCATACTGCTTCATATCCTCCAACATCTCCCATTTTGTGATCACAAACATGACGAACAAAGGTGACATTGAGTCTGCTTGGGGAAAGAACAACGCCGACCAACTCTACCCCATGTTGCTTGAGAGCCCCCAGCTCCGTTGGGCTTTCATCCGCAAAGTCTACGCTATCTTGTGCTTGCAAATGCTTCTCACAACTGCCGTCGCCGCCGTCGTTGTCTTCTTCCGCCCCATACCCGACTTCATCGCCCACACTTCCGCTGGCCTTGCCGTCTACATCGTCATCTGCGTTCTTCCTTTTATACGTACGTAACTTTTCAATTCTCTAATCCTTCCCTCTTTTCTCAATAAAATTCTTTGTCGGTTTAAATTGGTGCATTCTTGAAAGTTTTCTTTGAAATGCTTTCTATTGTATGTAGTTTTATGCCCCTTGTATTGTTACCACAACCGTCACCCGCTGAACATGTTCCTTCTCGTACTGTTCACCATCTCGATTGCATTAACCGTGGGACTTGCTTGTGCTTTTACCAAAGGTATCTCCTTTTCCTCTCATTCTGTCTCTCTCTTGatatatattggttttgattatgaatcgtttccttcagtttt encodes the following:
- the LOC121245902 gene encoding protein LIFEGUARD 4-like, with product MTNKGDIESAWGKNNADQLYPMLLESPQLRWAFIRKVYAILCLQMLLTTAVAAVVVFFRPIPDFIAHTSAGLAVYIVICVLPFILLCPLYCYHNRHPLNMFLLVLFTISIALTVGLACAFTKGEIILEAAILTSVVVVSLTLYTFWAVKRGSDFSFLGPFLFASLLVLMAFGLIQIFFPLGKITVAIYSGLAALIFCGYIVYDTNNLIKRFSYDDYVWASVSLYLDIVNLFLSLLTILNIVDN